Proteins from a genomic interval of Nostoc sp. GT001:
- a CDS encoding type IV secretion system DNA-binding domain-containing protein, translating into MNNYLFVTAKTKTVKEVKATHKNSNPDFSKYTDKLMSPQGLALAGGIGLLLLLQLFSNGKKGKLATSYWGGAKETAQAKKKALKQIVAPKCDSASLYIGVHKYKGQKSPKGSGGVPVYVPDVQRGTAVIGAPGSGKSFSAINPMIYSAIDQGFGIVLYDFKYASLAKIASYAKSKGYDVHIFAPGFPESEVCNPIDFLRDSSDAETARQLATVINKNFRLLGNASEDAFFASAGDQLTQAILMLTKEFGERADIMTAAAILSSEKMVERLMAAALNPWIKIAFGQLFSSAGSEKTVAGIAGSASLMFTRFMARGTLGCFVGKTTLPLEVKRKQMIIFGLDRERRDAVSPLMTSILHMVVSRSIAKKRKEDGPLVVCLDELPSIFLPDLFKWLNESRSEGFCGILGWQNMDQLEKIYGREISKAILGACGTKFVFNPGEEESARLFSAYLGEEEIKYKQKSRSTGGGRASTSISEQERTRKLFEPAQFLKLPPGKCLLINPAYSNKNEGSVPILKNIKIPKYIIGLEQENDTKWDKVIKELARKSTQKKPTQEDLDLRVKEVDRKFPIPQAPIQAGNAPLPVDAYKSFF; encoded by the coding sequence ATGAATAATTATCTGTTTGTAACTGCTAAAACTAAGACAGTTAAAGAAGTAAAAGCTACTCATAAAAATAGCAATCCTGACTTTAGTAAATATACAGATAAGCTCATGTCACCTCAAGGTTTGGCACTTGCGGGTGGAATTGGCTTATTGTTGCTTTTACAGCTTTTTAGTAATGGTAAAAAAGGCAAGCTTGCTACTAGCTATTGGGGTGGAGCAAAGGAAACCGCCCAAGCTAAGAAAAAAGCCTTGAAGCAAATCGTCGCTCCTAAATGTGATAGTGCCAGTTTATATATTGGAGTACACAAATACAAGGGTCAAAAATCACCCAAGGGGAGTGGGGGAGTTCCAGTTTATGTACCCGATGTCCAACGCGGAACTGCTGTAATTGGCGCACCTGGTAGCGGTAAATCATTCTCGGCTATCAACCCGATGATTTACTCAGCAATTGACCAAGGCTTTGGTATAGTACTATACGACTTCAAGTATGCAAGTCTTGCCAAAATCGCCAGTTATGCCAAATCAAAGGGGTATGACGTACACATCTTCGCACCGGGATTTCCCGAATCGGAGGTATGTAATCCCATCGATTTCTTGCGCGATTCCTCTGATGCTGAGACTGCACGGCAGTTAGCTACGGTTATTAACAAGAACTTCCGCCTGTTGGGTAATGCGTCTGAGGACGCATTCTTTGCCTCTGCGGGCGACCAGTTGACGCAGGCTATTTTAATGCTAACTAAAGAGTTTGGCGAACGCGCTGATATTATGACGGCTGCGGCAATACTTTCCAGCGAGAAGATGGTCGAACGCTTGATGGCAGCAGCACTAAACCCCTGGATTAAGATAGCTTTTGGTCAATTATTTAGCTCAGCTGGCTCCGAAAAAACCGTGGCGGGTATCGCTGGTAGCGCTTCATTGATGTTCACCCGGTTCATGGCAAGGGGTACATTGGGATGCTTTGTCGGTAAAACAACCCTCCCCCTGGAGGTAAAACGCAAACAGATGATTATCTTCGGGTTAGACCGCGAACGCCGCGATGCTGTCAGCCCCCTGATGACCAGCATTCTCCACATGGTAGTTTCCCGCAGTATCGCCAAAAAACGCAAGGAAGATGGCCCATTAGTAGTATGTCTTGACGAGTTGCCAAGTATCTTCCTTCCAGATTTATTTAAATGGCTTAACGAATCTCGTTCCGAAGGATTCTGCGGTATCCTGGGTTGGCAAAACATGGATCAGCTTGAAAAGATTTATGGTAGGGAAATCTCTAAAGCCATCCTCGGTGCGTGCGGCACAAAATTTGTTTTTAATCCTGGTGAAGAAGAATCAGCACGACTATTTTCTGCATATTTAGGTGAAGAGGAAATTAAATATAAACAAAAATCTCGCTCAACTGGAGGGGGTAGGGCTAGCACGTCTATCAGTGAGCAAGAACGGACTCGGAAGCTGTTCGAGCCTGCCCAATTCCTCAAATTACCACCTGGTAAATGTCTACTTATTAACCCTGCTTACAGTAATAAAAATGAGGGTTCAGTACCAATATTAAAAAATATCAAAATTCCGAAATATATTATCGGACTCGAACAAGAAAACGATACTAAGTGGGATAAAGTCATTAAGGAGCTTGCTAGGAAAAGTACCCAGAAAAAACCCACACAAGAAGATTTAGATTTGCGAGTCAAGGAAGTAGATCGGAAGTTTCCTATCCCACAAGCACCCATACAAGCAGGCAATGCACCGTTACCTGTTGATGCATACAAGAGCTTTTTCTAA
- a CDS encoding TrbI/VirB10 family protein codes for MLQLQDEASNKHELSSVDSLLPIESKDIKPVENELEGSQYEVAEEDELEVEDPALIQTKHDFVTSPWSRLGIIGGAFGAGFLVIFVVLNGMMNGGGKNAKKPEVTPTPTPTVAASEKKDGDVYAKLALAKQQEELDALNGKGKTEDKEEKKESTEEEQSKNKEKTRSIPQRRVVAQGTPPTSRRRVYREEAPETVRPRRREVASQPIAPLRPSAPLPKFAKQIVASNQSVAKDPIAELERLRSLGSVGRVDYMLASTTVSEPTSTTAEEVTAKTEETLRPAEQNTSRSRRRRNRRSENTETVTNTPSQIEELRPRWEPVTTNDSTPEYSNTGDKEDNQAVPVIYSFLVKEPQTSSELGKEKTLESSFAGNKENNPTQQVERLANNYLPEEAQILQETQPQYLVVGSFASATLVTPLVMPQISNNGRSQEQTNTLRFVAQLNEPLYSNTGEIAIPAGTQVTIAMISVDSTSGVRAEVTAILKDGTEYSISPGTISVLGEAGSPLAARPYDDKGSEIAKYDATLGTIAGLAKVGEIINQPDEEVTEDLPLGGTRTRSRNNNRNLGAAFLEGAFGKLGETVSKRTERATDEINRRPNVWYVPKDTKITIKVDRSIKL; via the coding sequence ATGTTACAGCTACAAGATGAGGCTTCAAATAAGCATGAATTATCTTCCGTAGATAGTCTTTTACCAATTGAGAGTAAAGATATAAAACCTGTAGAAAATGAACTGGAGGGTTCACAATATGAGGTAGCTGAAGAAGATGAACTGGAAGTAGAAGACCCCGCATTAATACAAACTAAACACGATTTTGTCACATCCCCCTGGTCAAGATTAGGAATTATTGGTGGTGCATTCGGTGCTGGGTTCCTAGTTATATTTGTTGTCCTCAACGGCATGATGAATGGGGGTGGTAAAAATGCCAAAAAACCAGAAGTAACCCCTACCCCCACTCCCACGGTTGCCGCATCTGAGAAAAAAGATGGGGATGTTTATGCCAAGCTTGCCCTTGCCAAGCAACAGGAAGAACTTGATGCACTAAATGGTAAAGGCAAGACGGAAGATAAAGAAGAGAAAAAGGAAAGTACTGAAGAAGAACAATCTAAAAACAAAGAGAAAACACGCTCTATTCCACAACGAAGGGTAGTCGCTCAAGGAACTCCTCCTACTTCTAGAAGACGTGTATACCGAGAAGAAGCACCCGAAACTGTTAGACCAAGACGTAGAGAAGTCGCCTCACAGCCAATAGCACCCCTGCGTCCTAGCGCTCCTCTGCCAAAATTTGCCAAACAAATAGTTGCCAGCAACCAGAGTGTCGCCAAAGACCCAATAGCCGAACTCGAACGCCTGCGTAGCCTGGGTTCGGTTGGTCGGGTTGATTATATGTTAGCCAGTACCACTGTAAGTGAACCTACAAGCACAACAGCAGAAGAAGTTACAGCTAAAACTGAAGAAACATTACGCCCAGCAGAACAAAATACCAGTCGTTCCCGTCGCCGCCGTAACCGCCGCAGCGAGAATACCGAAACAGTTACTAACACTCCCAGTCAAATTGAAGAACTGCGCCCGCGCTGGGAACCTGTAACCACAAACGACAGTACTCCAGAGTATAGCAATACTGGTGACAAAGAGGACAATCAAGCCGTACCAGTTATTTATAGCTTCTTGGTAAAAGAACCACAAACTAGCTCAGAACTTGGCAAAGAAAAAACCTTAGAATCCAGTTTTGCTGGTAATAAAGAAAACAACCCCACTCAGCAAGTCGAACGACTTGCAAATAACTACTTGCCAGAAGAAGCACAGATACTTCAAGAAACACAACCACAGTATCTAGTTGTCGGTTCGTTTGCAAGTGCAACTCTCGTAACTCCGCTCGTTATGCCCCAAATCAGCAATAACGGTCGTTCCCAGGAGCAGACAAATACGTTACGGTTTGTCGCCCAGTTGAACGAGCCGCTTTACAGCAATACTGGCGAAATAGCCATTCCAGCAGGAACACAGGTAACTATCGCCATGATTTCGGTTGATAGCACATCAGGCGTGCGTGCCGAAGTCACGGCTATTCTTAAAGATGGAACTGAATACTCCATATCACCCGGAACGATATCAGTCCTGGGAGAGGCAGGTTCCCCCCTAGCCGCCAGACCCTACGACGACAAGGGATCTGAAATTGCTAAGTATGATGCCACTTTGGGGACAATAGCTGGTCTTGCCAAGGTAGGGGAAATTATCAACCAGCCGGATGAAGAAGTCACAGAAGATTTGCCTTTAGGTGGGACAAGAACCCGCAGCCGCAATAACAACCGCAACCTGGGAGCTGCTTTCCTTGAAGGTGCCTTTGGCAAACTTGGCGAAACAGTCAGCAAGCGGACAGAACGTGCCACCGACGAAATCAACCGCCGTCCCAATGTCTGGTATGTGCCTAAAGACACCAAAATTACAATCAAAGTCGATAGGTCAATCAAGCTGTGA
- a CDS encoding DUF192 domain-containing protein, whose translation MEVTRQTAQTNIQTKQAQNPEKSLFFKILNIVGPIAGFTAALSPLPLYFWTRQPQYLPIGATFTSNNQTVQLELADDRKEYAHGLKFRDSIPENHGMLFVLKKPEKVKLWMQDTYIPLDMIFLQDGVIKSIVEAAPPCKTKTCPKYDSIYPVNQVIELPANSTKTLNLKVGKKIHLDFNPNQTQN comes from the coding sequence ATGGAAGTCACAAGACAAACCGCTCAAACCAACATTCAAACTAAACAAGCACAAAATCCAGAAAAAAGCCTGTTTTTCAAAATTCTCAATATCGTTGGGCCAATTGCTGGTTTTACTGCTGCTCTCTCACCCCTACCACTATACTTTTGGACTCGCCAGCCCCAGTATCTACCTATTGGTGCAACCTTTACCAGTAATAATCAGACAGTTCAACTTGAACTAGCAGACGATAGAAAAGAATATGCCCACGGACTCAAATTCCGTGACTCGATTCCCGAAAATCACGGAATGCTATTTGTCCTCAAAAAACCTGAAAAAGTTAAACTTTGGATGCAGGATACGTATATTCCTTTAGATATGATATTTCTCCAAGACGGAGTTATAAAATCAATCGTAGAGGCGGCTCCTCCCTGCAAAACAAAAACCTGTCCTAAGTACGATTCCATCTATCCTGTTAACCAAGTTATCGAACTACCTGCTAACAGTACCAAAACCCTCAACCTCAAAGTGGGTAAAAAGATCCATCTCGACTTCAACCCAAATCAAACGCAGAATTAG
- a CDS encoding ATP-binding protein — translation MKSSFDYLEDLLADNYPIIACESPLQERHRFLTQIITYCQQAGKKAYIWNLSEDSIKELAVSAEENLVLREFDDYKPSIKQNKEDYFQVLNFWKVYSGTGVLIVENIFPLIKENTHKETDFIISEWIKSSLINLKFHTKDSGKTTILLGANAEIASEIAAEIPLWSQELPDAQEIIDSLIKSKKFSFTYTEQDYLEIANASAGLYISDIMYCLNDISKNHDLGNSSEIAKLLLIKKIQLLNRLYDIEFLPPPKVQLGGLELMQQSFKKFKRLLTPRAKQYNLRVPKGIMLVGPPGTGKSHSAKACSQNMGIPLIMVDWGNFRSFGNQAEMKLKRLLQLADRLNQVILYFDDFDKGFAGDDDLAKRLAGRLLTWMQERTSDVLVIASVNRMEWLPPELTRAGRFDYLFKVDLPNNGERYSIFKLHAARFDERFRNGGDPWSEEQWRRILKATNRCVGAEIQTIVERAASTIFCETVIEDTYASSKLPALELTIEALLEERRQINPLAIREADKVESMRNKADQQALPSSPLDESKFAVGNIEIFS, via the coding sequence ATGAAGTCTAGCTTTGACTATCTAGAAGACCTTCTTGCGGACAACTATCCAATCATCGCCTGCGAATCTCCCCTCCAAGAACGTCACCGCTTCCTCACCCAGATCATTACTTACTGTCAGCAAGCAGGCAAAAAAGCCTACATCTGGAATCTCAGCGAGGATAGTATTAAAGAACTAGCCGTCAGCGCCGAAGAAAATCTCGTTCTTCGAGAGTTTGACGACTATAAACCTTCGATAAAACAAAATAAAGAAGACTATTTTCAAGTACTCAATTTCTGGAAGGTTTATTCTGGCACTGGAGTATTAATCGTTGAGAATATCTTCCCTTTGATAAAAGAAAATACACATAAAGAAACCGATTTTATTATATCAGAATGGATTAAATCGTCGTTAATCAATCTCAAATTTCATACCAAAGATAGTGGTAAAACTACTATCTTACTAGGAGCCAACGCTGAGATAGCAAGCGAAATAGCGGCAGAAATTCCCCTATGGAGTCAAGAACTACCAGATGCACAAGAAATTATTGACAGTTTAATTAAAAGCAAAAAATTTTCTTTCACATATACGGAACAAGACTATTTAGAAATTGCTAACGCTAGTGCTGGTTTGTATATTTCTGATATTATGTATTGCCTAAACGATATTAGTAAAAATCATGATTTAGGAAATTCCAGTGAGATAGCCAAGCTTCTGCTNATCAAAAAAATTCAACTGCTCAACCGCTTGTATGACATTGAATTCTTACCTCCGCCAAAAGTCCAGCTTGGTGGGTTGGAACTCATGCAGCAGTCATTCAAAAAGTTCAAGCGATTGCTTACCCCGCGTGCTAAACAATATAATCTGCGTGTACCCAAAGGGATTATGCTTGTGGGGCCACCGGGGACAGGAAAATCACACTCAGCAAAAGCCTGTTCCCAGAATATGGGTATTCCCCTGATCATGGTCGATTGGGGCAACTTTAGAAGTTTTGGCAACCAAGCAGAAATGAAACTTAAACGCTTGTTGCAACTGGCAGATAGGCTCAATCAAGTAATTTTGTACTTCGACGACTTCGATAAAGGCTTCGCCGGGGATGATGACCTCGCCAAACGGCTTGCTGGTCGGCTGTTGACATGGATGCAAGAGCGCACGTCAGATGTACTGGTCATCGCCTCAGTCAACCGCATGGAATGGCTGCCACCCGAACTCACCCGTGCCGGACGGTTTGACTATTTATTTAAGGTAGACCTGCCCAATAATGGGGAAAGATATAGTATCTTCAAACTGCACGCTGCCCGATTTGACGAACGTTTTCGCAATGGCGGCGACCCCTGGAGCGAGGAACAGTGGCGCAGAATTCTTAAAGCCACCAATCGGTGTGTAGGTGCAGAAATCCAGACAATTGTAGAACGCGCCGCTAGTACCATATTCTGCGAAACAGTAATAGAAGATACCTACGCATCAAGCAAACTCCCCGCACTCGAACTAACAATCGAGGCATTACTAGAAGAACGCCGCCAGATTAACCCGCTTGCCATCCGCGAAGCCGATAAAGTCGAGTCGATGCGTAACAAAGCTGACCAACAAGCTTTACCTAGTAGTCCCCTCGATGAAAGCAAGTTTGCTGTTGGTAACATTGAGATTTTTAGCTAA
- a CDS encoding DUF1822 family protein: MNTWELTETFIFTVNLKSVHREIAKQLSRKKLTTVKAKEFYYNVLALCTVKDYLESLGYETDWNNSDFNNPVMSTFADVADLEVKNYGKLECRAVYGDGDIHVPEDAWSSRIGYIFVHIDESLQEANLLGFVSSVEETEGVVAFNQLRSLEYLPEYLSQKEQSEITVKQTLGESIKEKVVILRHWFKETKENIGREWQNAEELLMRQPQNLSYMTRNSSEAINKAKLIDLKMNLASQAVMLLMTVTPQAEQKLKIRARLCPVSGEKYLPLGLKLEVLSQLEETLKEVKSEFRDYFIQLPEFTSESGDKFKLRISLGDANITEEFIV; encoded by the coding sequence ATGAATACTTGGGAACTAACTGAAACTTTTATCTTCACGGTTAATCTAAAATCGGTTCACAGAGAAATAGCCAAACAGTTGAGCCGNAAAAAATTAACTACAGTTAAAGCAAAAGAGTTCTATTATAATGTTTTGGCTTTATGTACTGTGAAGGATTATTTAGAATCTCTGGGATATGAAACTGATTGGAATAACAGCGACTTTAACAATCCTGTAATGTCCACCTTTGCTGATGTAGCAGATTTAGAAGTTAAAAATTACGGTAAGTTAGAATGTCGTGCAGTTTATGGTGATGGCGATATTCATGTTCCAGAAGATGCTTGGTCAAGTCGTATTGGTTATATATTTGTACATATAGATGAATCGTTACAAGAAGCAAATCTTCTTGGTTTTGTATCCTCAGTAGAAGAAACAGAAGGAGTTGTAGCTTTTAATCAATTACGTTCTTTGGAATATTTGCCTGAATATCTTAGCCAAAAAGAACAGTCCGAAATAACTGTTAAACAAACTCTTGGTGAATCAATCAAAGAAAAAGTCGTAATACTCAGACATTGGTTTAAAGAAACTAAAGAAAATATTGGACGAGAATGGCAAAATGCGGAAGAGTTGTTAATGAGACAACCACAAAATCTCAGTTATATGACTAGAAATAGTTCTGAAGCTATTAATAAAGCTAAATTAATTGACTTAAAAATGAATTTAGCTAGTCAAGCAGTAATGTTGCTGATGACTGTGACACCGCAAGCAGAACAAAAGCTAAAAATTCGCGCTCGCTTATGTCCAGTTTCTGGAGAAAAATATTTACCATTAGGGTTGAAATTAGAGGTACTTTCTCAATTAGAAGAAACTCTCAAAGAAGTCAAATCTGAATTTAGAGATTATTTTATTCAGTTACCAGAGTTTACTAGTGAATCAGGAGATAAGTTTAAGCTGAGAATAAGTCTTGGTGATGCTAACATAACTGAAGAATTTATCGTTTAG
- a CDS encoding CHASE2 domain-containing protein translates to MKKIISLRLGEGNFKIGFSQILLKLYAGEQLLEEIDTGSLPPNQEIEENYQKWQCLYEAFISTGGSFLYGDFDSQSIGFKPRVLEFAEDNIERGSQESATEVTAYMIKIINQWLNSPEFQLIDQALRTNINTKDEVVLVIQTNNDILRKLPWHEWNFFKKYTKAEVALSAPKFSLKLKQKSSTVGKVRILAIIGDSTNIDPEADLNTLRNNQEVELEIISQPTRKQICDRLREKSGWDILFYAGHSKSNAQKGWISINAKTKLEISELNSALEVAIENGLQLAIFNSCQGLGLVPQLEELGIPQIIVMREQVQNQVAQEFLAEFIASFSSGKSFYLAIREARGRLKDIEDKYYCASWLPVVCQHWSVKPPTWEELRXPALPSPPNLLFRQGGVILSGLLVAMMVIGVRSFGLLQSLEFQAFDWLMRMRPQEEVDSRLLIVEATEKDINRLGYPISDGKLAETIERIKHYKPSTIGLLIFRDRPIEPGHQELLKLLQNDDDLIALCSVKLTDNDHNQPGISSLSRVTENRLGFSNVERDKFDGILRRHLLFMNPDFNNPCPTSFSFSFQLASQYLNSKGIKPEEIDSDRIKIGETIINRLRPDSGAYHQLDNRGFQLLLNYRTSDKIANTVSLTDVLENKLDPELIKGRIVIIGVVAPISNPTDYFSTPYSKGVLPQMSGVDIQAQMTSQILSAVLDKRPLLWSWSEIGEGFWVVIWSLTGSGIAITSLNHRNSFLLIIYAGTSIFTLCLICFVFLLQGGWIPLLPAAISFAVSSFAGRFLLKHWDRIPSLKFLQSRNNT, encoded by the coding sequence ATGAAGAAAATTATTTCTTTGCGATTGGGAGAGGGAAATTTTAAAATCGGGTTTTCTCAGATTTTATTGAAGCTGTATGCAGGAGAACAATTACTTGAAGAAATAGATACTGGGAGCCTACCACCTAACCAAGAAATTGAAGAAAATTATCAAAAATGGCAGTGTCTATATGAGGCTTTCATTAGTACTGGAGGTAGTTTTTTATATGGAGATTTTGACAGTCAAAGTATTGGTTTTAAACCGAGAGTATTAGAATTTGCTGAAGATAATATAGAGCGAGGAAGTCAAGAAAGTGCAACAGAAGTAACTGCTTATATGATTAAGATAATTAATCAATGGCTGAACTCGCCAGAATTTCAATTAATAGACCAAGCTTTACGCACTAACATAAATACGAAAGATGAAGTTGTTTTAGTAATTCAAACTAATAACGATATATTAAGAAAATTACCGTGGCATGAATGGAATTTCTTCAAGAAGTACACAAAAGCAGAAGTGGCTTTAAGTGCGCCTAAATTTTCTTTAAAACTAAAACAAAAGTCGTCAACTGTTGGAAAAGTACGCATATTAGCAATTATTGGAGATTCTACTAATATCGATCCAGAAGCAGATTTGAATACTCTCAGAAATAATCAGGAAGTAGAGTTAGAAATTATCTCTCAGCCTACTCGTAAGCAAATTTGCGATCGCCTTAGAGAAAAATCAGGCTGGGATATCTTATTTTATGCTGGACATAGTAAGTCTAATGCACAGAAAGGATGGATCAGTATCAACGCGAAAACCAAGCTAGAAATATCCGAGTTAAATTCAGCATTAGAAGTAGCAATAGAAAATGGGTTACAACTAGCCATATTCAATTCCTGTCAAGGTTTAGGATTAGTACCTCAACTTGAAGAGTTAGGAATTCCTCAGATTATTGTGATGCGAGAGCAAGTTCAAAATCAAGTAGCTCAAGAATTTTTAGCGGAGTTTATTGCTAGCTTTTCTAGCGGTAAATCTTTCTATCTAGCTATACGAGAAGCTAGAGGTAGACTTAAAGATATAGAAGATAAATATTACTGTGCAAGTTGGCTACCTGTAGTCTGTCAACATTGGTCTGTTAAACCACCTACTTGGGAAGAATTACGTGANCCTGCATTACCATCTCCTCCAAACCTACTATTTCGTCAAGGAGGAGTAATTTTATCTGGTTTATTGGTAGCGATGATGGTAATAGGAGTGCGGTCTTTTGGTTTATTACAATCCTTAGAATTTCAAGCTTTCGACTGGTTGATGAGAATGCGTCCCCAGGAAGAGGTAGATTCTCGGTTGTTAATAGTTGAAGCTACAGAAAAGGATATCAATCGCTTGGGTTATCCTATATCTGATGGTAAACTAGCTGAAACTATCGAGCGCATAAAACACTATAAACCTAGCACAATCGGTTTATTAATATTCCGCGATCGCCCGATAGAACCAGGTCATCAAGAATTACTTAAGCTTTTACAAAATGATGATGATTTAATTGCTTTATGTAGTGTTAAATTGACTGATAATGACCATAATCAACCTGGTATTTCATCACTGTCTAGAGTTACAGAAAACCGTTTAGGGTTTAGCAATGTAGAGCGAGACAAGTTTGATGGGATTCTGCGTCGTCATCTACTGTTCATGAATCCCGATTTTAATAATCCCTGTCCTACCAGCTTTTCCTTTAGCTTTCAATTAGCATCGCAATACTTAAACTCAAAAGGAATCAAACCTGAAGAAATAGATAGCGATCGCATCAAAATTGGTGAGACGATAATTAACCGTTTAAGACCAGATAGTGGTGCATATCATCAACTAGATAATCGTGGTTTTCAACTCTTACTTAATTATCGCACCTCCGATAAGATTGCTAATACAGTTTCTTTGACTGATGTATTAGAAAATAAGTTAGATCCCGAATTAATAAAGGGGCGTATTGTCATTATTGGTGTAGTTGCTCCCATATCTAATCCTACAGATTACTTTTCTACTCCTTATAGTAAAGGTGTATTGCCTCAGATGTCTGGAGTTGATATTCAGGCGCAAATGACAAGTCAAATCCTCAGTGCGGTTTTAGATAAACGACCTTTATTGTGGAGTTGGTCTGAAATAGGAGAAGGATTTTGGGTTGTAATCTGGTCTTTAACAGGAAGTGGAATTGCGATCACCTCCTTAAATCATCGTAATTCTTTTTTACTGATTATATATGCTGGAACATCTATATTTACTCTGTGTCTAATTTGCTTTGTCTTTTTACTACAAGGGGGATGGATACCATTGTTACCAGCTGCAATCTCTTTCGCTGTCAGTAGCTTTGCTGGACGGTTTTTACTAAAACATTGGGATCGAATACCTAGTTTAAAGTTTTTGCAAAGTAGAAATAATACGTAA
- a CDS encoding DUF928 domain-containing protein: MSKIIAYISLLTLTLFLGDRYLIYPVAGQNLPTKEPLQFKPPNNGAPGGNRSGSSGNTGSRPICPTVEKDITALIPKTNWANTLAERPTFWFYIPYERGRLKLILKDEGKSTIVARVNYEVNKGGGIMGFPIPKTSPALEVNRAYRWQVSFSCEPNIEPSFTGVQGVVERVAKNEAFKTKLTSTTTIQGQINLYANQGLWHETISTLIQLRRSKPTEQELKQDWSDLLSNTHVELAGFISEPLVECCNPIPE; the protein is encoded by the coding sequence ATGAGCAAAATAATAGCTTATATTTCCCTTTTAACTTTAACTTTATTCTTAGGCGATCGCTATTTGATTTACCCAGTAGCTGGTCAAAATCTTCCAACCAAAGAACCGCTTCAGTTTAAACCTCCTAACAATGGCGCACCAGGAGGGAATCGCTCTGGATCTTCTGGTAACACAGGAAGTCGTCCTATTTGTCCTACTGTAGAAAAAGATATCACTGCTTTAATACCGAAAACAAATTGGGCAAATACCCTTGCTGAACGTCCTACTTTTTGGTTTTACATTCCTTACGAACGGGGTCGTTTAAAGCTAATTCTTAAAGATGAAGGCAAAAGTACTATTGTAGCTCGCGTGAATTATGAAGTTAATAAAGGTGGAGGTATCATGGGTTTCCCAATACCTAAAACTTCACCTGCTTTAGAAGTAAATCGTGCTTATCGTTGGCAAGTTTCCTTTAGTTGCGAACCCAATATTGAACCTTCATTCACAGGAGTACAGGGAGTAGTGGAACGAGTAGCGAAAAACGAAGCTTTTAAAACTAAATTGACATCAACCACTACTATCCAAGGACAAATTAATTTATATGCCAATCAAGGTTTATGGCATGAAACTATTTCTACATTAATTCAATTACGTCGATCTAAACCGACAGAGCAAGAATTAAAACAAGATTGGTCAGATTTATTATCCAATACCCATGTAGAATTAGCAGGATTCATTTCCGAGCCT